The Heptranchias perlo isolate sHepPer1 unplaced genomic scaffold, sHepPer1.hap1 HAP1_SCAFFOLD_129, whole genome shotgun sequence genome contains the following window.
gtgaaaaaattgcccctctggacccttttgtatctctcccctctcaccttaaatctatgccccctcgttatagactccgctacctttgggaaaagattttgactatcgaccttatctatgcccctcattattttatagacttctataagatcaccccttaacctcctactctccagggaaaaaagtcccagtctgtctaacctctccctgtaagtcaaaccatcaagtcccggtagcatcctagtaaatagcatcctagtaaatcttttctgcactctttctagtttaataatatcctttctataatagggtgaccagaactgtacacagtactccaagtgtggcctcaccaatgccctgtacaacttcaacaagacatcccaactcctgcattcaatgttctgaccaatgaaaccaagcatgccgaatgccttcttcaccaccctatccacctgtgactccactttcaaggagctatgaatctgtactcccagatctctttgttctataactctccccaacgccctaccattaacggagtaggtcctggcccgattcgatctaccaaaatgcatcacctcacatttatctaaattaaactccatctgccattcatcggcccactggcccaattgatcaagatcccgttgcaatcccagataaccttcttcactgtccacaatgccaccaatcttgatgtcatctgcaaacttactaaccatgcttatgctgtattaaactgtacacaatgtcagacacttcacaccggtcttcaggatctgtgcacatgtaatCAGCCTCTGTATTTATCCGATTGTTatcaaaatcgatactgtccttgaattcatctaaaccatcgaatataaacagtaatccctctgggttcttccagagctctcccagaatattcctaaagtaaggatacagatctagtatcagattcctcaggtttattctacagttaattgcgttcaaatcccggaatttaaaactgaaaacaaattgaaagtgtgggtatattttcccagtggcccagtcataaacaatcttttgtaccattgttgtttttccaatccccgcgactccactcactgctgctgaactcccagatttggattttctccgGGAAAAACTGCTCTCGAACAATTggtcagttcggattttttccagttctctccggagatgtttctctctccactcttcatggtctcggcctcttgccagcagttcattttctacaagtgtccgatctcgaacagtagaaatgaccgttagctcagtgtatagagtgaccagctggaaaatcttaaccttctcctttattaggatcgtgttcactctcagtgtttcagtttggacccggagtctttccttgtgtttctgttgaacatcttcaatttgaacagacagaaagtgatTCTCAATGGTAGTTGTATTaacataaaaacaaattctcaatatcactttactattcagtaaAATGTTCCGAAATTGAACTCCCAGCTTCAAtagaggtgcgagcaggaaattaaactctaTTACTGGaaacctcgcttgaaagtgaataatggctgagaaaagtttcaaatcctcacttgattctaatatttactgaacatggagatttctatgaaggtgatattttccctctgatgaTTAATACTATCAGCCCTGCCCTGTACCATGGACATCTCGTTACAAATCCAAACGTGATTCTTTTATACGAAACTAGAGGTTCTCGTGGAATAATTTATGAAACCGTCAGTGGTGCTGACCTGTTGCAGAAATGGGAATTGGGGTATTGGGTATCAGTCGGAAAGGGATAGCTTGTGAgttgacagaagttccactgttattgtatcagaccttagGCAGGTTATCTGTGATATTGtggccattgggagagggacagactgtgaatggacagaagtcccaatgtTCATGTATCAGATCTCggacaggttatctgggatattgtggacattgggagagggacagactgtgaatggacagaagtcccaatgtTCATGTATCAGATCTCggacaggttatctgggatattgtggacattgggagagggacagactctgaatggacagaagtcccaatgtTCATGTATCAGATCTCggacaggttatctgggatattgtggacattgggagagggacagactgtgaatggacagaagtcccaatgtTCATGTATCAGATCTCggacaggttatctgggatattgtggacattgggagagggacagactgtgaatggacagaagtcccaatgttattgtatcagaccttgtgcaggttatctgggatattgtgggcattgggagagggagactgtgaatggacagaagtcccactgttaatGTATCAGACCTTGCGcatgttatctgggatattgtgggaacTGGGAGAGggccagactgtgaatggacggaAGTCCCACTCTTATTGTATCagtcctcgggcaggttatctgggatattgtggccactgggagagggacagactgtgaatgggcagaagttccactgttattgtatcagaccttgtGCAGGttctctgggatattgtgggcactgggagagggacagactgcgaatggacagaagttccactgttgttGTATCAGACcatgggcaggttatctgggatattgtgggcactgggagagggacagactgtgaatggacagaagttccactgttattgtatcagacctcgtgcatgttatctgggatattgtgggcactgggagacggACAGActatgaatggacagaagtcccactgttaatGTATCAGGCcttgtgcaggttatctgggatattgtgggcattgggagagggacagactgtgaatggacagaagtcccactgttcaTGTATCAgatctcgggcaggttatctgggatattgtgggcattgggagagggacagactgtgaatggacagaagtcccaatgttattgtatcagaccttgtgcaggttatctgggatattgtgggcattgggagaggg
Protein-coding sequences here:
- the LOC137308328 gene encoding NACHT, LRR and PYD domains-containing protein 3-like isoform X1, giving the protein MAEGSNRGGDPTSSTRMRMDTGLNTAITEFLTKCNDYQLFQLTKFYRDRLEQVIEEGLEGLSLMLTGEDHFSGQEYHKVTELAEKGNRAASSKLLLNLVMEKGSRARRVMWESFVKMHRLPKLDKILKEMQELGPDPFDYMNIGRGLSEIPSHLKDVQQKHKERLRVQTETLRVNTILIKEKVKIFQLVTLYTELTVISTVRDRTLVENELLARGRDHEEWREKHLRRELEKIRTDQLFESSFSRRKSKSGSSAAVSGVAGIGKTTMVQKIVYDWATGKIYPHFQFVFSFKFRDLNAINCRINLRNLILDLYPYFRNILGELWKNPEGLLFIFDGLDEFKDSIDFDNNRINTEADYMCTDPEDRCEVSDIVYSLIQHKHG
- the LOC137308328 gene encoding NACHT, LRR and PYD domains-containing protein 12-like isoform X2, translated to MAEGSNRGGDPTSSTRMRMDTGLNTAITEFLTKCNDYQLFQLTKFYRDRLEQKVTELAEKGNRAASSKLLLNLVMEKGSRARRVMWESFVKMHRLPKLDKILKEMQELGPDPFDYMNIGRGLSEIPSHLKDVQQKHKERLRVQTETLRVNTILIKEKVKIFQLVTLYTELTVISTVRDRTLVENELLARGRDHEEWREKHLRRELEKIRTDQLFESSFSRRKSKSGSSAAVSGVAGIGKTTMVQKIVYDWATGKIYPHFQFVFSFKFRDLNAINCRINLRNLILDLYPYFRNILGELWKNPEGLLFIFDGLDEFKDSIDFDNNRINTEADYMCTDPEDRCEVSDIVYSLIQHKHG